In Egibacteraceae bacterium, the DNA window CTCAGTCGTCGGCGCCCTTGTCCCGCCAGTACACGACGGTGTGCATGATGCGATGCCCTTCCCTCATCGCCCGTACCGGTTGAGTTCTCAGTCGGGCTGTTCTCGCTCCCAGCGTCGCACCGACTCCACGCGGGGCAGGACGACACGGTCACGTTTGAGCTCGGAGAAGTTCTCGTAGCGGGCCAGCCACACGACGTGCTCGAACAGCGTGAGCGCCTCGGCATCGTCGACCGGTGGCTCGCTGATCACCGGACCGAAGATGGCGGGGCCGTGACCGTCGTCCAGGACCATGGTCGGCACCCCGAAGCTGCGGGTGCGTTCCACCAACGCGCGGTGTTCGGCCACGACCGCGTCGGCGTAGCGCTGGTCCTCGGCGGCCACGTCCACCAGGCTGGGGTCCAGTCCCGCATCCTCCAGCGCGCCCTTCACCGTGTCGGGGTCCTCCAGGGGCTGACCATCTCCGTGCACCCGCCCCCCGATCGCTCCGTAGAAAGCGCCCAAGCCGTCGGGTCCCGCAGCCTCGCGGACAGCCACGCCGGTGCGCAGAGACAAAGCCGACCGGCTGTGCTCCCGCGCGAGCCGCTCGGGTTCGCGGTCGGCGTTCTGCAGCTCCAAAGAGAACAGCCCCCACGTGAGCTCGGCGGCTCCGAGCCCGGCGACGCGGCGCAGCCAGCGGCTCGTCTGGTAGCACCACGGGCAGATGGGGTCGAAATAGAAGCGGATGTGCTCGGTCACGCTCGATCCTGTCCATTCGGCGTCCTGGCCGCCGCGGGCCGGCAACCGGCCTCCTCGCATGGACAACTCCCTGGACAACCCGTCCCATTCCCATGGCCGTTGCGGTCGACTTCCCCTTGTCAGCAGCCCGCTGGACCCGTCCCGCAGTTCGCCGCCGGTCACTTCCTCGCGATCGAGGAGGCTCGGGCGGTCAAGCCTGGCGTGCTGCAGCTCATCGACACGATCCTCACGTGATTCGTGCCGGGGGTGCTGACGGTCGCTGCGGGCTTCGCGGCATGGACGCGCGGATTGCTGCTGGCCGGCCAGCCTCCGAGCCGCCCGCCAGGGCATCCTCATGCGTTCGAGCGGAGCGTTCCAGGTGATGGGCGATGTCCGCTCCATTGTGCTGGACAAGACCGGGACGCTGACGCACGGGGCGCCAGCGGTGGCTGCCGTGGCCGCGGCGAGCGGCACCGACGAGGACGCGGTGCTGGGGCGGGCCGCGTCGGCGGAGTCGGCCAGCGAGCACCCATTGGCACGGGCGATCGAAGACGTCGCGGAGACGGGCGGTCTAGACGTGGCTAGCCCCTGGCTAGCCCCGCTTTCCGCGCCGTTTGCGGCGCAGGCTGACGTCGATCATGGGAATGAAGCGGCGCCGTATCGTGTCGCTACCACCACTATGCCACCAAGGAGAATCCCCATGTCGCTTGCCCACCACCGTGGACCGCTGGGTACACGCCCCTACGGTGAGTTCCTAGGGCACGATCGGCTCTATGTCGAATCCAGCCCGAAGCGGCTACGTGTCCAAGTCGCCACGGCAACCATCGTCGACACACTCCATGCGCGTCTGCTGCACCAGCCGGGCATGCCGGCGAGTTGGTGGTTCCCCCGCACGGACGTGCGTGAGGATCTGCTCGAAGACGGCGGTGACGGTGGACACCACCCCCTACTCGGCCGGACACGGCTACTCGACCTGCACACGGGCGGCCGTCGTGTTCCGGGCTTCGCCCATCACCACCCTGACGTCGCTGCCCTCCGCGGGCTGCTTCATCTCGATTGCCACAAGGCCGACCGCGTCTATGAGGAGGACGAGCTGGTCGCCGCCGAAGCGATCGACCCCTTTCACCGCGTCGACGTGCGCGACGCCTCCCGCCACGTGCGCGTCAGCCTCGGCGGAGTGTCCCTTGCCGAGAGCCAGGCTCCACGCATGGTGTTCGAGACCACCGCGCGACCCCGCT includes these proteins:
- a CDS encoding DsbA family protein, whose protein sequence is MTEHIRFYFDPICPWCYQTSRWLRRVAGLGAAELTWGLFSLELQNADREPERLAREHSRSALSLRTGVAVREAAGPDGLGAFYGAIGGRVHGDGQPLEDPDTVKGALEDAGLDPSLVDVAAEDQRYADAVVAEHRALVERTRSFGVPTMVLDDGHGPAIFGPVISEPPVDDAEALTLFEHVVWLARYENFSELKRDRVVLPRVESVRRWEREQPD
- a CDS encoding DUF427 domain-containing protein, giving the protein MRSSGAFQVMGDVRSIVLDKTGTLTHGAPAVAAVAAASGTDEDAVLGRAASAESASEHPLARAIEDVAETGGLDVASPWLAPLSAPFAAQADVDHGNEAAPYRVATTTMPPRRIPMSLAHHRGPLGTRPYGEFLGHDRLYVESSPKRLRVQVATATIVDTLHARLLHQPGMPASWWFPRTDVREDLLEDGGDGGHHPLLGRTRLLDLHTGGRRVPGFAHHHPDVAALRGLLHLDCHKADRVYEEDELVAAEAIDPFHRVDVRDASRHVRVSLGGVSLAESQAPRMVFETTARPRFYFTPEELRTDLLIPSSRQAVCQYKGDGEYFHVQLGDQLISDLVWRYTLPRDDGRRITGRYSVHHERCHTEIDGSTSS